One genomic region from Terriglobales bacterium encodes:
- a CDS encoding NUDIX domain-containing protein — protein sequence MPRRSSKTASKATAPTAKATPSSGSKGKMEREFSAGGVVVRRVGSASKTGEWELAVIEPRREDSGDKNKTVLALPKGWVDEGEKPDETACREVCEEAGLDCEVVAKLGDIKYVYVRKWSDGARIFKVVSFYLLRYLGGEIGNISEEMKHEVRGARWLPLADAERMLAYKGEKDMVKKAAEWLAAHSDKI from the coding sequence ATGCCGCGCCGCTCGTCCAAGACTGCTTCCAAGGCTACAGCACCCACCGCCAAGGCGACGCCCTCCAGCGGCTCCAAGGGGAAGATGGAGCGCGAGTTCTCCGCCGGCGGCGTGGTCGTCCGGCGCGTCGGCAGCGCCTCGAAGACCGGGGAGTGGGAGCTCGCCGTCATCGAGCCCCGCCGCGAGGATTCCGGCGACAAGAACAAGACCGTGCTCGCCCTTCCCAAGGGCTGGGTGGACGAGGGCGAGAAGCCGGATGAGACCGCCTGCCGCGAGGTTTGCGAGGAAGCCGGCCTGGACTGCGAGGTCGTCGCCAAGCTGGGCGACATCAAGTACGTCTACGTGCGCAAGTGGTCCGACGGCGCCCGCATCTTCAAGGTCGTCAGCTTCTACCTGCTGCGCTACCTGGGCGGCGAGATCGGCAACATCTCGGAAGAGATGAAGCACGAGGTCCGCGGCGCCCGCTGGCTCCCACTCGCCGACGCCGAGCGCATGCTCGCCTACAAGGGCGAGAAGGACATGGTGAAGAAAGCGGCGGAGTGGCTCGCCGCGCACAGCGACAAGATCTAG
- a CDS encoding patatin-like phospholipase family protein, translating into MKAFTDELTRPLGPGKPAEEAPHAVPKLGIALGGGFARGLVHVGVLKVLEEEKIPITFLAGTSVGAVIGAAYCSGVGAKELEEIAHLVRFSSFARWTLSRYGLATNDRMTGFLEKLVKAKTFEELKIPFAISATDFVTGEPVVFKSGPLIDPIRASCAYPGMFLPVNVNGRLMVDGLLAHSVPAQPLREMGADRVLAIYLSAHWVQKAPRHIFDVIGQCFSIAESKMCQLWKVHADLVLEPDCNGCTYDGFERAKELIRAGEQAARAVMPQIRGWFEQPQTQVVTSPAKGGGAPSTAPALAK; encoded by the coding sequence GTGAAAGCCTTCACCGACGAGTTGACGCGTCCTCTCGGCCCCGGCAAACCTGCTGAGGAAGCCCCCCACGCCGTCCCCAAGCTCGGAATCGCGCTGGGCGGCGGCTTCGCGCGCGGCCTGGTGCACGTCGGCGTCCTCAAAGTCCTCGAAGAAGAGAAGATCCCCATCACGTTCCTGGCGGGGACCAGTGTGGGCGCGGTCATCGGCGCGGCGTACTGCTCCGGCGTCGGCGCGAAGGAACTGGAAGAGATCGCGCACCTGGTGCGCTTCTCGAGCTTCGCGCGCTGGACGCTCTCGCGCTACGGCCTGGCCACCAACGACCGCATGACCGGCTTCCTGGAGAAGCTGGTCAAGGCGAAGACCTTCGAAGAGCTGAAGATCCCATTCGCCATCTCGGCGACCGATTTCGTGACCGGCGAGCCGGTGGTATTCAAGTCGGGGCCGCTCATCGATCCCATCCGCGCGAGCTGCGCCTACCCGGGCATGTTCCTGCCGGTGAACGTGAACGGCCGGCTGATGGTCGACGGGCTGCTGGCGCACAGCGTGCCGGCGCAGCCGCTGCGCGAGATGGGGGCCGACCGCGTGCTGGCCATCTACCTGAGCGCGCACTGGGTGCAGAAGGCGCCGCGGCATATCTTCGACGTCATCGGGCAGTGCTTCTCCATCGCGGAATCCAAGATGTGCCAGCTCTGGAAGGTGCACGCCGACCTGGTGCTGGAGCCCGACTGCAACGGCTGCACCTACGACGGGTTCGAGCGCGCCAAGGAGCTGATCCGCGCCGGCGAACAGGCCGCGCGCGCGGTGATGCCGCAGATCCGCGGGTGGTTCGAGCAGCCCCAGACGCAGGTCGTGACCTCGCCCGCCAAGGGCGGCGGGGCGCCGAGCACGGCGCCCGCGCTGGCAAAGTAG
- a CDS encoding citrate synthase yields MDQKVTLTDQRTGKSYDLPVTDGTIRAMDLRQIKTSDDDFGLLTYDPAFMNTASCRSAITFIDGDKGILLYRGYPIEQLAERCSFLEVAYLLLHGELPDDSQREEWVGAITHHTMIHESTRDFIGRFRYDAHPMGILVSSLAFLSTVYQEARHIEDPENRRHQITRLIAKVPTLAAAAYRHSLGYPFVYPDNDLGYTANFMNMLWKMVEPKYLANPVLARALDVLFILHADHEQNCSANAMRSIGSSHADPYLAAAGAAAALAGPLHGGANEEVLRMLDEIGSKDRIPAYIKSVKEGHGKLMGFGHRVYKNYDPRARIIKQIAGEVFAVTGKNPKLEIAIELERIALEDEYFIKRKLYPNVDFYSGIIYQAMGFRPEMFTVLFAIPRMAGWLAQWQEMLMDGEQKIARPRQIYTGAKKRDVPAERRALVHSGGC; encoded by the coding sequence ATGGACCAAAAGGTCACTCTCACCGACCAACGCACCGGCAAGTCCTACGACCTTCCGGTGACTGACGGCACCATCCGCGCGATGGACCTGCGGCAGATCAAGACGAGCGACGACGACTTCGGCCTGCTCACCTACGATCCCGCCTTCATGAACACCGCGTCGTGCCGGAGCGCTATCACCTTCATCGACGGCGACAAGGGCATCCTGCTGTACCGCGGCTATCCCATCGAGCAACTCGCCGAGCGCTGCAGCTTCCTCGAGGTCGCCTACCTGCTGCTCCACGGCGAGTTGCCGGACGATTCGCAGCGCGAGGAGTGGGTCGGCGCCATCACCCACCACACCATGATCCATGAGTCCACGCGAGACTTCATCGGACGCTTCCGCTACGACGCGCACCCCATGGGCATCCTGGTCAGTTCGCTGGCCTTTCTCTCCACCGTGTACCAGGAAGCGCGCCACATCGAAGACCCGGAGAATCGCAGGCACCAGATCACGCGCCTCATCGCCAAGGTCCCCACGCTGGCCGCGGCGGCGTATCGCCACAGCCTGGGATACCCCTTCGTCTATCCCGACAACGACCTCGGCTACACCGCCAACTTCATGAACATGCTGTGGAAGATGGTGGAGCCGAAGTACCTGGCCAATCCGGTGCTCGCGCGCGCGCTCGACGTGCTCTTCATCCTGCACGCCGACCACGAGCAGAACTGCTCGGCTAACGCCATGCGCTCCATCGGCAGCTCGCACGCCGATCCGTACCTGGCGGCCGCGGGCGCGGCGGCGGCGCTCGCGGGCCCGCTGCACGGCGGCGCCAACGAGGAAGTCCTGCGCATGCTCGACGAGATCGGCAGCAAGGACCGCATCCCCGCCTACATCAAGAGCGTGAAGGAGGGCCACGGCAAGCTGATGGGATTCGGGCACCGCGTCTACAAGAACTACGACCCGCGCGCCCGCATCATCAAGCAGATCGCCGGCGAGGTCTTCGCCGTCACCGGCAAAAACCCGAAGCTGGAGATCGCCATCGAGCTCGAACGCATCGCGCTCGAGGACGAGTACTTCATCAAGCGCAAGCTCTATCCCAACGTGGATTTCTACTCCGGCATCATCTACCAGGCCATGGGCTTCCGGCCGGAGATGTTCACGGTGCTGTTCGCCATTCCGCGCATGGCGGGCTGGCTGGCGCAGTGGCAGGAGATGCTGATGGATGGCGAGCAGAAGATCGCGCGTCCGCGGCAGATCTACACCGGGGCGAAGAAGCGCGACGTCCCGGCGGAACGCCGCGCGCTCGTCCACTCCGGCGGTTGCTAG